In the Burkholderia contaminans genome, GAAGCGATCGAAGGCGTGACGGGCGCGCTCGACGCGCGCTACGGCGGCGCGAACTCGGTGCGCGCGGGCGCCGCGCAGGTCGAAGGCGGCAACGGTCGCTTCGCGTTCCACGTCGATGCGTTCGACCGCGAGACGAGCAAGCTGCGGATTCCCGGCTACGCGCGCAGCAGCGCACAACGCGCGATCGACGGCCCCGACACGCCGCAGCCGTACGGCAACGTGCCGAACAGCGACGGCCGCGTGCATGGCGGCGCGGTCGGTGCGTCGTACACGTGGGCGGACGGCTTCGCGGGCCTGTCCTACAGCGGCTACGAATCGAACTACGGCTCCGTCGCCGAAAGCGACGTGCGGCTGCGGATGCGCCAGGAGCGCCTCGCGCTCGCGTCCGAGGTGCGCAACCTGAGCGGGCCGTTCACGAAGCTGAAATTCGACTTCGCGTACACCGACTATCGCCACAAGGAAGTCAACAACGGCGAGACGGCGACCACCTTCCGCAACCGCGGCTACGAGGCGCGCATCGAGGCAACGCATCGCAAGATCGGCCCGTTCGAAGGGGCGATCGGCGTGCAGTTCGGCCAGAACACGTTCTCGGCGCTCGGCGACGAATTGCTCGTGCCGTCCACGCGCACGAACAGCGTCGCGCTGTTCGGCCTCGAGGAATGGCAGGTCGTCCCCGCGCTCAAGCTGAGCCTCGGCGGCCGCTTCGAACACGTGAAGGTCGATCCCGATCCGGCCGGCGTCGAGAAATTCGCGGGCGCGCAGCCGCGCGAATTCAACGCGGGCAGCCTGTCGGCCGGCGCCCTGTTCTCGCTGACGCCCGTGTGGTCGGTAGCGGCCAACGTCGCGTACACCGAACGCGCGCCAACCTTCTACGAGCTGTATTCGAACGGCCCGCACGATGCGACCGGCCAGTTCCTGATCGGCAACCCGAACGCGTCGAAGGAAAAGGCGGTGTCGACCGACCTGTCGCTGCGCTACGCGAGCGGCCCGAACCGCGGCAGCGTCGGCGTGTTCTACAACCGCTTCTCGAACTACCTGACCGAGTACAACACGGGCCGCGTGGTGAACGGAGACGACGAGCCGGTCGCGCCCGGTACCGACGGCTCGCTCAACGAGGCGATCTACCGCGGCGTGCGTGCCGAGTTTTACGGCATCGAGCTGGACGGCAAGTGGCGCGCGTTCGCGCGGCACGGCCACACGGTCGACCTGGAACTGACCGCCGACTACACGCATGCGCGCAACGTCGACACGGGCCAGCCGCTGCCGCGCATCGCGCCGCTGCGTGCGACGCTCGCGGCCGACTACGGCTACGGCCCGTTCGGCGCGCGTGCGCAAGTCACGCATGCGTGGTCGCAGCACCGCGTGCCCGACAATGATTTTTCGACGGACGGCTACACGTCGCTCGGCGTGATGCTCACCTACAAGTTCCGCGTCGGCCCGACGCACTGGCTCGCGTACCTGCGCGGCGACAACCTGACGAACCAGGAGATCCGCTACTCGACCTCGGTCGTGCGCGGCTTCGCGCCGCAAGGCGGCCGCAGCGTGATGGCCGGGTTGCGCACCACGTTCTGACCCTCTCATGGTCCGCGGCGCACGCCGCGGGCCTCGTTCCGGCGCGCTCCCCCTGCGCCGCGAAT is a window encoding:
- a CDS encoding TonB-dependent receptor; this encodes MRDLPRLPLRPLSSLSLMVFAAVAHAQTEPPAASGTPPATTLAPIFVTANPLGDNELIAPTAQLSGDALTRRQADSLGETLNGLPGVSTTTYGPMVGRPIIRGMDGDRIRLLQNGVAAYDASSLSYDHAVPQDPLSIERVEIVRGPAALLYGGNAVGGVVNTIDNRIPREAIEGVTGALDARYGGANSVRAGAAQVEGGNGRFAFHVDAFDRETSKLRIPGYARSSAQRAIDGPDTPQPYGNVPNSDGRVHGGAVGASYTWADGFAGLSYSGYESNYGSVAESDVRLRMRQERLALASEVRNLSGPFTKLKFDFAYTDYRHKEVNNGETATTFRNRGYEARIEATHRKIGPFEGAIGVQFGQNTFSALGDELLVPSTRTNSVALFGLEEWQVVPALKLSLGGRFEHVKVDPDPAGVEKFAGAQPREFNAGSLSAGALFSLTPVWSVAANVAYTERAPTFYELYSNGPHDATGQFLIGNPNASKEKAVSTDLSLRYASGPNRGSVGVFYNRFSNYLTEYNTGRVVNGDDEPVAPGTDGSLNEAIYRGVRAEFYGIELDGKWRAFARHGHTVDLELTADYTHARNVDTGQPLPRIAPLRATLAADYGYGPFGARAQVTHAWSQHRVPDNDFSTDGYTSLGVMLTYKFRVGPTHWLAYLRGDNLTNQEIRYSTSVVRGFAPQGGRSVMAGLRTTF